In Sporosarcina psychrophila, a genomic segment contains:
- a CDS encoding nucleotide pyrophosphohydrolase, whose product MEQSQTMEKLQQEVDLYINGFKEGYFPPMELVARLTEELGELSREVQHVYGMKKKKSSEAIKSLEEETGDLLFVLICFANSQGISLEKALSTVLDKFKDRDADRWTKKEETI is encoded by the coding sequence ATGGAGCAATCGCAGACGATGGAAAAACTACAACAAGAAGTAGATTTGTACATAAACGGCTTTAAAGAAGGTTACTTCCCCCCCATGGAACTGGTTGCCAGGTTGACTGAAGAACTTGGGGAATTGTCGAGAGAAGTACAACATGTATATGGCATGAAAAAGAAAAAATCGAGTGAGGCGATAAAATCACTGGAAGAAGAAACAGGAGATTTGTTGTTTGTTCTTATTTGTTTCGCCAATTCACAGGGAATTAGTTTGGAAAAGGCACTTTCAACAGTTCTTGATAAATTCAAGGATCGGGATGCCGACCGCTGGACAAAAAAGGAGGAAACGATATGA
- a CDS encoding YitT family protein, with amino-acid sequence MLDGIKFKNIFFIILGAAIFSFGLVHFNIQNELAEGGFTGITLILLFAFKWDPAIMNLILNIPMFIIGWKLLGKKVFVYTVIGTIAVSVFLKVFMIYQIDIHLKDDMFLVALFAGVFIGIGLGIIFRYGGTTGGVDIIARLAHKYIGWSMGKTMFLFDALVILVSWAVYLDHRSMMYTLVALFVGARVIDFVQEGAYAARGAFIISDSQDDIATKITEEMDRGVTVFRGYGHFTKSDREILYCVVGRNEIVRLKNIITSVDPHAFVSLTDVHDVMGEGFTLDEQKQPLER; translated from the coding sequence ATGCTCGACGGGATCAAATTCAAAAATATTTTTTTCATCATTCTTGGCGCTGCAATTTTCAGTTTCGGTCTCGTCCATTTTAATATTCAAAACGAACTTGCCGAAGGTGGTTTTACAGGAATTACACTGATTCTCCTGTTCGCTTTCAAATGGGATCCAGCGATTATGAACCTCATTTTGAACATTCCAATGTTTATTATCGGTTGGAAACTATTGGGGAAAAAAGTATTTGTCTATACAGTCATTGGAACAATTGCTGTGTCTGTTTTCCTTAAAGTATTCATGATTTATCAAATTGATATCCATCTAAAAGACGATATGTTCCTTGTTGCCCTGTTCGCGGGTGTCTTTATCGGCATCGGGCTCGGTATCATTTTTAGATATGGCGGAACAACTGGTGGTGTAGATATTATCGCACGTCTTGCTCATAAATACATCGGTTGGAGTATGGGAAAGACAATGTTTCTATTCGACGCGCTTGTCATTCTCGTTTCATGGGCTGTCTATCTAGACCACCGCTCGATGATGTATACGCTTGTTGCGCTGTTTGTTGGCGCCCGCGTCATCGACTTCGTTCAAGAAGGCGCATACGCAGCTAGAGGTGCTTTCATCATCTCTGATAGCCAAGATGATATCGCAACGAAAATCACTGAAGAAATGGATCGTGGTGTAACTGTTTTCAGAGGATACGGTCATTTCACTAAATCTGATCGAGAAATTCTCTATTGTGTCGTCGGAAGAAATGAAATTGTTCGTTTGAAAAACATCATAACGTCAGTCGATCCGCATGCCTTCGTTTCACTCACCGATGTTCACGACGTAATGGGTGAAGGTTTTACGCTGGATGAACAAAAACAGCCGCTTGAGCGATAA
- a CDS encoding zinc metallopeptidase — MFWIYLGAIILLPLYAQFKVKSTYKKYSKVRSTSGMTGAEVARLILDQNGLQNVQVIESQGFLTDHYNPITKVIALSTHNFREASVAGTAIAAHEVGHAIQDKEAYSFLRFRHRLAPVASITSNASWVFIMIGVIFSSMNSLLGIGIALLAVGVLFQVVTLPVEFNASTRAMNQIVTLGIIRNEEEKSAKKVLSAAAMTYVAATAVAVLELVRLILIFRGRD, encoded by the coding sequence ATGTTCTGGATTTACTTGGGTGCAATTATACTATTGCCGCTTTATGCCCAATTCAAAGTGAAAAGCACATACAAAAAGTACTCTAAAGTGCGTTCTACATCTGGAATGACAGGTGCGGAGGTCGCGCGTCTTATCCTTGACCAAAATGGGTTACAAAATGTGCAAGTGATTGAAAGCCAAGGATTTCTGACTGATCATTATAATCCGATTACGAAAGTTATTGCGTTATCCACACATAATTTCCGAGAGGCATCTGTCGCAGGTACAGCAATTGCCGCACACGAAGTTGGTCATGCAATACAGGATAAGGAAGCCTATTCATTTTTACGTTTCCGTCACCGTTTAGCGCCAGTTGCGAGCATCACTTCCAATGCATCTTGGGTTTTCATTATGATTGGTGTGATTTTCTCAAGCATGAATTCCTTGCTTGGAATCGGTATCGCGCTACTAGCAGTCGGGGTTCTGTTTCAAGTTGTTACATTACCAGTTGAGTTTAACGCATCTACACGTGCGATGAATCAGATCGTTACACTTGGTATTATTCGCAATGAAGAAGAAAAAAGTGCGAAAAAAGTATTGAGCGCAGCGGCGATGACTTATGTCGCAGCAACTGCTGTTGCAGTACTTGAACTGGTTCGTCTTATCCTGATTTTTAGGGGCAGAGACTAA
- a CDS encoding DUF1405 domain-containing protein, which yields MGLFIQKIWLVLSHKSFLWILLFINLSGTVFGYDWYMWQLKITEPKFWIFVPDSPTASLFFTLAIIGWLIGRNFKLIEALALITLVKYGLWAVVMNLLTLVETGSIGWMGWMLIGSHFAMALQAVLYSPLYRFSFVHIAIAAVWTLHNDVIDYVYGQMPIYYDLMKHMDHIGYFTFWLSIACISLAFWVLKKRSKTVIW from the coding sequence ATGGGTTTATTTATACAGAAAATTTGGCTCGTGCTTTCTCATAAATCATTTCTTTGGATTCTGTTATTTATTAACTTGAGTGGAACGGTGTTCGGCTATGATTGGTATATGTGGCAACTTAAAATTACGGAGCCAAAGTTTTGGATTTTTGTGCCAGACAGTCCTACGGCCAGTTTGTTTTTCACACTTGCCATCATCGGTTGGCTAATCGGTAGGAACTTTAAGTTAATCGAAGCGCTTGCGCTTATAACGCTTGTAAAATACGGACTTTGGGCGGTCGTCATGAATCTATTGACGCTTGTCGAGACAGGTTCAATCGGCTGGATGGGCTGGATGCTTATCGGTTCGCATTTCGCGATGGCGCTTCAGGCAGTATTATACAGTCCGTTGTATAGGTTTTCATTTGTCCATATTGCAATTGCGGCGGTTTGGACACTTCATAACGATGTCATCGATTACGTTTACGGGCAAATGCCAATCTATTATGATTTAATGAAGCATATGGATCATATTGGTTACTTTACATTCTGGTTATCGATTGCCTGTATTTCACTTGCTTTTTGGGTATTGAAGAAGAGGTCGAAAACTGTTATATGGTAA
- a CDS encoding menaquinol-cytochrome c reductase cytochrome b/c subunit — protein MHRGKGMKFVGDSRIKANNKMPNVPKDYSEYPGKTEAFWPNFLLKEWLIGAVFLIGYLILTVAHPSPLERQADPTDTMYMPVPDWYFLSMYQLLKYQFASGPFNIIGAIIMPGLAMGALMLVPFMDTTKERRPFKRPLPTAFMLLSFAALFYLTWESYVNHDWDKQKIQGAIVEEVEFDTESEGYQIYAGASCIGCHGDAFQGGLGKPLVNTGLAADEIVKIAHDGQGDMPPGTWEGSDEDLQILAEFIEGLKN, from the coding sequence ATGCACCGCGGAAAAGGGATGAAATTTGTCGGAGATTCGCGCATTAAGGCTAATAACAAGATGCCGAACGTCCCGAAAGATTACTCAGAATATCCGGGTAAAACGGAAGCATTCTGGCCAAACTTCCTCTTGAAGGAATGGCTGATTGGTGCAGTTTTCCTTATTGGATATTTAATATTGACAGTTGCTCATCCGTCCCCGCTTGAACGTCAAGCGGACCCGACGGATACGATGTATATGCCGGTTCCAGACTGGTATTTCCTATCTATGTATCAATTGTTAAAGTATCAATTTGCTTCAGGACCGTTTAATATTATTGGTGCTATTATCATGCCAGGTCTTGCAATGGGTGCCCTGATGCTTGTTCCATTTATGGATACTACAAAGGAGCGCCGTCCGTTTAAACGTCCGCTACCTACTGCATTCATGCTTCTTTCATTCGCAGCTTTGTTCTACTTGACATGGGAATCATACGTGAACCATGACTGGGATAAACAGAAAATACAAGGTGCGATTGTCGAAGAAGTTGAATTCGACACTGAATCTGAAGGTTATCAAATCTACGCTGGAGCGAGCTGTATTGGTTGTCACGGTGATGCATTCCAGGGTGGACTAGGTAAGCCCTTAGTAAATACTGGTCTGGCTGCCGATGAAATCGTGAAAATTGCTCATGATGGACAAGGCGACATGCCTCCTGGAACATGGGAAGGCTCAGATGAAGATTTACAAATACTTGCCGAATTTATTGAAGGCTTGAAAAACTAG
- the qcrB gene encoding menaquinol-cytochrome c reductase cytochrome b subunit: protein MLNKIYDWVDERLDITPIWRDIADHEVPEHVNPAHHFSAFIYCFGGLTFFITVIQILSGMFLTMYYTPDIENAWKSVYYLQNEVAFGEIVRGMHHWGASLVIVMMFLHTLRVFFTGSYKKPRELNWVVGVLIFMVMLGLGFTGYLLPWDMKALFATKVGIEIAASVPFIGESIKVLLAGDSTILGAQTLTRFFAIHVFFLPAALLGLLAAHFIMIRRQGISGPL from the coding sequence GTGCTAAATAAAATTTATGATTGGGTTGACGAACGGTTGGATATCACCCCGATTTGGCGCGATATCGCTGACCACGAAGTACCTGAGCACGTAAACCCTGCACATCACTTTTCTGCATTCATCTATTGTTTCGGAGGACTGACATTCTTTATCACTGTCATCCAGATTCTTTCTGGTATGTTCCTTACAATGTATTACACACCGGACATTGAAAATGCATGGAAATCCGTTTATTACCTTCAAAATGAAGTAGCATTCGGTGAAATTGTGCGTGGGATGCATCACTGGGGAGCGTCACTGGTTATCGTAATGATGTTCCTACATACGCTGCGTGTATTCTTTACGGGCTCTTATAAGAAACCACGTGAACTTAACTGGGTTGTCGGAGTATTGATCTTCATGGTCATGCTTGGCCTTGGTTTCACTGGTTATCTACTGCCATGGGATATGAAAGCATTGTTTGCTACGAAAGTAGGAATCGAAATTGCGGCTTCCGTCCCGTTCATCGGTGAATCAATTAAAGTTCTCCTTGCAGGAGACTCAACGATTCTTGGTGCACAAACACTAACACGTTTCTTCGCGATTCATGTATTCTTCTTACCGGCTGCTTTGCTTGGGTTGCTTGCAGCACACTTTATCATGATCAGAAGACAAGGTATTTCAGGACCGCTATAA
- a CDS encoding ubiquinol-cytochrome c reductase iron-sulfur subunit, with product MSKKVSRRQFMSYTLMGVGGFMASGMLMPMVRFAIDPVLQKKDEGDFIPTPQKVDELTEIPVRVDFTIKDRKDAWYKSDVSNTAWVYKEGDTVIALSPVCKHLGCTVNWGGDEKHPDQFFCPCHAGRYMKNGDNVKGTPPLGPLDEFDVKVEGGFVYLGKTKPNTLV from the coding sequence ATGAGCAAGAAAGTGTCAAGACGCCAATTCATGAGTTATACACTTATGGGTGTTGGTGGATTCATGGCGTCAGGTATGTTGATGCCAATGGTCCGTTTTGCAATCGACCCTGTCTTGCAGAAGAAAGATGAAGGAGACTTCATTCCGACTCCGCAAAAAGTGGACGAGCTAACGGAAATACCAGTTCGTGTCGATTTCACTATCAAAGATCGTAAGGATGCCTGGTATAAATCTGACGTGTCAAACACTGCGTGGGTTTATAAAGAAGGCGATACGGTTATCGCGCTTTCCCCTGTCTGCAAACACCTTGGTTGTACAGTGAACTGGGGCGGCGATGAAAAGCATCCAGACCAATTTTTCTGTCCATGTCACGCAGGACGTTATATGAAAAATGGCGACAACGTAAAAGGAACGCCACCGCTTGGACCACTTGACGAATTTGATGTTAAAGTCGAAGGCGGATTCGTGTATCTTGGAAAAACAAAACCGAACACATTAGTTTAA
- a CDS encoding YpiF family protein codes for MNWIAQDMDTYLQQKEYIDTLIVPLLKVETVPGNMKTSASSSEFLMHLTTFIETQFKGRMMLMPPFAYTQSMDLTELAATLSRDFAAAPFKHVFFLTTDVTWTSLKLDGEVIWLPSIPLESMDPQLRKTIIEDQLRQVLPRFTEKWSEQ; via the coding sequence ATGAACTGGATTGCACAAGATATGGATACATATTTGCAACAGAAAGAATATATCGATACACTTATAGTACCCTTACTTAAAGTAGAGACTGTGCCGGGGAATATGAAAACCAGCGCGTCATCTTCAGAGTTTCTGATGCATCTTACGACTTTCATCGAAACGCAATTCAAAGGGCGTATGATGCTAATGCCACCATTTGCTTATACGCAGTCAATGGATCTGACGGAGCTGGCTGCAACACTGTCTCGGGACTTTGCGGCGGCACCATTTAAACACGTATTTTTCTTGACGACTGATGTTACGTGGACAAGCCTTAAATTAGATGGTGAAGTGATCTGGTTACCGTCAATTCCGCTGGAAAGCATGGATCCACAATTAAGAAAAACAATCATTGAAGATCAGCTTCGACAGGTTTTACCACGCTTCACGGAAAAATGGTCGGAGCAGTAA
- a CDS encoding ReoY family proteolytic degradation factor — MTAMVPVAAKKDFVRWFLKRYKLKRRECVWILNYLLSHEQLLQNVHFTDEAHYCPRAMVMSTTGSESIPFRFYKGNLMTADAEKSFHDLRLHPDDKMYIQLNFSNSHSCPEYASVREENPFLPDYLQVSEGDREIAEQLLEESAALMTVDMLMKRVDEALDNNDKERFIALSALLNDMKVSKN, encoded by the coding sequence ATGACGGCCATGGTTCCTGTCGCTGCTAAAAAGGACTTTGTGCGATGGTTCTTAAAGCGCTACAAATTGAAGCGCCGTGAATGTGTGTGGATTTTGAATTACCTTCTAAGCCACGAACAGCTTCTGCAAAACGTCCACTTTACGGATGAAGCACATTACTGTCCAAGGGCGATGGTGATGTCAACAACGGGTTCGGAGAGCATTCCGTTTCGTTTTTATAAAGGGAACTTAATGACTGCTGATGCCGAGAAGTCATTTCATGACTTAAGACTTCATCCAGATGATAAGATGTATATACAATTAAATTTTTCGAACAGCCACTCTTGCCCAGAATATGCGAGTGTTCGTGAGGAAAATCCTTTTCTTCCGGATTATTTACAGGTAAGTGAAGGCGATCGGGAAATTGCAGAACAATTACTGGAGGAAAGTGCTGCTTTAATGACCGTTGATATGCTTATGAAAAGGGTTGATGAGGCCCTCGATAACAACGATAAGGAACGGTTTATCGCATTATCTGCGCTGTTGAATGACATGAAGGTATCGAAGAACTAA
- a CDS encoding tetratricopeptide repeat protein — translation MGQLEEIERTILEGDVEVLTGVIDQLTGSTDFDLLYEAADLFASYGFMGEADRLFETLRLHLPDEAQLKIDRAGTLLELGEEDEALLLLTDVGPDDEEYVQALLALADYYQMSGMAEAALAKIKEAHELVPDEPVIRFAYAELLLDSGKYGEATRMYLDLNDETEEIGGIRIVSRLAETYSAGAAYEEAIPYYEEMLQDNALPDTLFGAAFAYFQSGNAEKAVTLLDDLIEMDPDYFSAYMLAGQSLSVLGDDQRAYDMFKDGIRRDEFDKELQLTAGKSALKLGIPEKAEEHLKEALALDPEYIEALITLASLYNEREQSPELLDLLTYSQDNQVDIPLLDAFMAYAYEREEQYEDAYTSYGKAYIGMKDDHSFLGNFAKFLIEEGKRDEALKIVKELVELDPDDENWRAYLEAQNDEEV, via the coding sequence ATGGGACAGTTAGAAGAAATTGAACGAACTATTTTAGAAGGTGATGTAGAAGTACTCACCGGTGTTATCGATCAGTTAACGGGGTCGACCGATTTCGATTTGCTCTATGAAGCGGCAGATTTATTTGCTAGTTATGGATTTATGGGGGAGGCTGATCGCCTTTTTGAAACGTTGCGCCTTCATTTACCGGATGAAGCCCAGTTGAAAATTGATCGCGCCGGTACATTACTGGAGCTCGGGGAAGAGGACGAAGCGCTTCTTCTTCTCACGGATGTTGGGCCGGACGACGAAGAATATGTCCAAGCCCTTTTAGCGTTAGCGGATTATTATCAGATGTCCGGAATGGCGGAAGCAGCTCTTGCGAAGATTAAGGAAGCTCATGAACTTGTACCTGATGAACCTGTCATTCGGTTTGCGTATGCGGAATTGCTCCTTGATTCTGGGAAGTACGGAGAGGCTACGCGGATGTATCTTGATTTGAATGATGAAACGGAAGAAATTGGCGGCATTCGTATTGTTTCAAGACTTGCGGAAACATATAGCGCTGGTGCTGCTTATGAAGAAGCAATACCTTACTACGAAGAAATGCTACAGGATAACGCCTTGCCAGATACACTTTTCGGGGCGGCATTTGCTTACTTCCAAAGTGGCAATGCAGAAAAAGCAGTCACATTGCTAGACGATTTAATTGAAATGGATCCAGATTACTTTTCTGCTTATATGCTGGCAGGACAGTCTTTGTCAGTTTTAGGTGATGATCAAAGAGCATACGATATGTTCAAAGATGGAATCCGCAGGGACGAATTTGATAAGGAACTGCAATTGACCGCTGGGAAATCAGCATTGAAATTAGGTATTCCAGAAAAAGCAGAAGAACATTTGAAAGAAGCATTGGCACTCGATCCAGAATACATTGAAGCACTTATTACGCTTGCCTCGCTGTACAATGAGAGAGAACAGAGCCCTGAGTTGCTCGATCTACTTACGTACTCACAAGATAATCAAGTTGACATACCTTTATTGGATGCGTTTATGGCCTATGCATATGAACGTGAAGAACAATATGAAGATGCATACACATCCTATGGTAAGGCATATATTGGGATGAAGGATGACCACAGTTTTCTTGGAAACTTCGCGAAATTCCTGATTGAAGAAGGAAAACGTGATGAAGCCCTCAAAATAGTCAAGGAATTGGTTGAACTTGACCCTGACGATGAGAATTGGAGAGCTTATCTTGAAGCACAAAATGACGAGGAGGTGTGA
- the aroA gene encoding 3-phosphoshikimate 1-carboxyvinyltransferase, whose protein sequence is METKLVAFNKPELKGNVVVPGDKSISHRAVMLGSIAEGKTKITGFLDGEDCLRTIDIFRQLGVSIERDGTNVTVDSPGMQGWQTPSEELYAGNSGTTARLILGILAGSTIKSVLTGDESLSKRPMNRVTLPLSSMGASVVGEPDGNLLPLTITGGPLSAIEYDMPVASAQVKSAILFAGLNAEGTTVISEETVSRDHTERMLQQFGAEVQVDGTKVSVKGGNVLRGKDVLVPGDISSAAFFMVAAAMIKGSSVTFTNVGLNPTRTGILDVLTNMGACVEILEEVNGAGEPYGTVKVSYEGLHGTEISGDLIPRLIDELPVIALLATQAEGTTVIKDAGELRVKETDRIAAVTTELKKLGANIEATDDGMIIHGPTELSGGTLVSYGDHRLGMMAAIAALVASAPIQIEDPSCIAISYPGFFTDLEKLAVSINAKG, encoded by the coding sequence GTGGAGACGAAACTAGTGGCGTTCAATAAACCAGAATTGAAGGGTAATGTGGTAGTTCCAGGTGATAAATCGATATCGCACCGGGCCGTGATGCTCGGTTCCATCGCCGAAGGTAAAACAAAAATTACCGGATTCCTGGACGGAGAAGATTGCCTACGAACAATTGATATTTTTCGACAACTCGGCGTATCAATTGAAAGGGATGGTACTAACGTCACGGTAGATAGCCCTGGAATGCAAGGGTGGCAAACGCCGTCTGAGGAACTTTATGCAGGTAATTCTGGGACAACAGCACGTCTAATTCTTGGAATACTTGCGGGCTCAACTATCAAGTCTGTTCTGACAGGCGATGAATCACTATCAAAGCGTCCAATGAATAGAGTTACACTACCCTTGTCGTCCATGGGAGCTTCTGTAGTAGGAGAACCAGATGGCAATCTCCTGCCACTCACAATTACGGGTGGACCGCTCTCTGCAATTGAATACGACATGCCTGTTGCCAGTGCCCAAGTTAAATCGGCTATTCTGTTTGCTGGTTTGAATGCGGAAGGGACAACTGTTATTAGTGAGGAGACAGTTTCGCGCGACCATACTGAACGTATGCTGCAGCAATTTGGAGCAGAGGTTCAGGTGGACGGAACTAAAGTTAGTGTCAAGGGCGGGAATGTGCTCCGGGGCAAAGATGTGTTAGTTCCAGGTGATATTTCATCAGCGGCATTTTTCATGGTTGCAGCTGCAATGATTAAGGGAAGTTCCGTTACGTTTACGAATGTCGGGCTTAATCCGACAAGGACGGGGATATTGGACGTGCTTACGAATATGGGTGCTTGTGTTGAAATCCTTGAAGAAGTTAACGGGGCTGGCGAACCGTATGGTACTGTAAAAGTATCCTACGAAGGTTTGCATGGTACTGAAATCAGTGGGGACTTAATACCAAGGCTCATCGATGAGCTGCCTGTTATCGCATTGCTCGCAACGCAGGCCGAAGGAACAACAGTTATCAAAGACGCCGGGGAACTACGGGTCAAAGAGACAGATAGAATTGCTGCGGTAACAACAGAGTTGAAAAAATTGGGTGCAAATATCGAAGCGACGGACGATGGGATGATCATTCATGGACCTACGGAACTCTCGGGTGGCACACTTGTTTCGTACGGCGATCATAGATTGGGTATGATGGCTGCAATTGCAGCACTTGTCGCGTCAGCTCCAATCCAAATCGAAGATCCGTCATGCATAGCTATTTCATATCCAGGATTTTTCACAGACTTGGAAAAGCTCGCTGTTTCTATAAATGCAAAAGGATAA
- a CDS encoding prephenate dehydrogenase, which translates to MKPNIAIIGLGLIGGSLGLALKRNPGLQVTGYDRSFSTLEQAFRRGIIDTIATSIENACENADVIIFATPVNTTVAMMHQAVNWKLRTDVIMTDTGSTKGPIMDAAKQLLERGITFIGGHPMAGSHKSGVTAAKEHLFENAYYILTPDSQTDSAKVEQLRVLLGPTKGKIVVLDSEEHDRMTAIVSHFPHLVASSLVGRLSAQQEEQPFVKKLAAGGFRDLTRIASADPIMWRDITTQNREELLKQLDGWLEEMENVRNMLKSNDPDEIYNYFAGAKQFRDDLPITSQGAFYMTFDLHIDIPDHPGIISEITKILADERISLTNIRIVETRTDVFGILVISFQTTDDRERAKSALSKTMNFSMYIV; encoded by the coding sequence ATGAAACCGAATATCGCGATAATTGGACTTGGCCTGATTGGTGGTTCGCTCGGGCTTGCTTTGAAACGTAACCCCGGTCTGCAAGTAACGGGGTACGACCGATCCTTCAGTACGTTGGAACAAGCCTTCCGTAGGGGGATCATTGATACAATTGCCACATCTATTGAGAATGCATGTGAAAATGCGGATGTCATCATCTTTGCAACGCCGGTCAATACGACGGTTGCAATGATGCATCAAGCGGTCAACTGGAAATTGAGAACTGACGTTATTATGACGGATACGGGCAGTACAAAAGGTCCAATAATGGATGCTGCAAAACAATTGCTTGAACGTGGAATTACATTTATCGGTGGCCATCCAATGGCGGGTTCTCATAAAAGTGGAGTAACTGCGGCTAAAGAGCATCTATTTGAAAATGCGTATTACATATTGACACCAGATTCACAAACAGACAGTGCAAAGGTCGAACAGCTCCGCGTTCTACTTGGTCCAACGAAAGGGAAAATTGTCGTGCTCGATTCTGAAGAACATGATCGGATGACGGCAATCGTTAGCCATTTTCCACATCTCGTCGCTTCTTCGCTCGTTGGAAGGCTATCAGCACAACAAGAAGAGCAACCGTTTGTTAAAAAACTTGCGGCGGGCGGGTTTCGTGACTTGACTCGAATTGCATCTGCAGATCCCATCATGTGGCGTGATATTACGACGCAGAACAGGGAAGAGTTGTTAAAGCAACTGGACGGATGGCTTGAAGAGATGGAAAATGTTCGAAATATGCTAAAATCGAATGACCCCGACGAAATATATAATTATTTTGCAGGGGCGAAACAGTTCCGAGACGACTTACCGATTACGTCTCAGGGTGCATTTTATATGACATTCGATTTGCATATTGATATTCCTGATCACCCTGGTATCATTTCGGAAATCACAAAAATACTTGCGGATGAACGGATCAGTTTAACAAATATCCGAATCGTTGAGACGCGGACGGATGTCTTTGGAATACTTGTTATCAGCTTCCAAACTACTGATGACCGGGAACGAGCAAAATCCGCTCTTTCCAAAACAATGAATTTTAGCATGTACATAGTTTGA
- the hisC gene encoding histidinol-phosphate transaminase — MNWKKALDSMQPYKPGRSIDEAKRIYGLDDVVKLASNENPYGCAPSVRDYLTSAAIQHELYPDGYAGGLRKKLAEKHGVDETSLLFGNGSDEIIMIISRALLGKGVNTVMATPTFPQYAHNARIEGAEIREVPLKDGHHDLEGFLGAIDGETSVAWLCNPNNPTGNLIPSDTLKGFLEQVSENILVVLDEAYFEYITGSEHIDSISWLEKFPNVIILRTFSKAYGLAAFRVGYAIGDPEVISNLNKVRSPFNNNSLGLAVAEKALEDEAFIEHCRNLNHEQRLRFTKYASDNKLHLFDSETNFVLIAVPGDADDASEKLLQQGFIIRSGNALGTPGYIRVTIGSEEQTSNFLKAFDTLLQSEGSAV, encoded by the coding sequence ATGAACTGGAAAAAAGCGCTTGATAGTATGCAACCTTATAAACCAGGTAGATCGATTGACGAAGCAAAACGAATATACGGTCTGGATGATGTTGTAAAACTTGCTTCAAATGAAAACCCGTATGGCTGTGCACCATCCGTCAGAGACTATTTGACATCAGCCGCAATCCAGCATGAATTGTATCCAGACGGCTATGCGGGGGGACTACGGAAGAAACTTGCGGAGAAACACGGAGTTGACGAAACCTCTTTGTTATTCGGAAATGGCTCAGATGAAATCATTATGATCATTTCAAGAGCGCTCCTTGGCAAAGGAGTAAATACTGTTATGGCGACACCGACATTCCCTCAATATGCTCATAATGCAAGAATAGAAGGTGCCGAAATCCGGGAAGTACCGCTGAAGGATGGTCATCATGATTTGGAGGGGTTCTTGGGAGCTATCGATGGTGAGACTTCGGTTGCTTGGCTATGCAATCCGAACAATCCGACTGGTAACTTGATTCCTAGCGACACGTTAAAAGGATTCCTTGAACAAGTTTCAGAAAATATCCTAGTTGTTCTTGACGAAGCGTATTTCGAATACATTACTGGCTCTGAGCATATCGACTCGATTTCATGGCTGGAAAAATTCCCGAATGTCATTATTTTACGGACGTTTTCCAAAGCATACGGATTGGCAGCATTCAGAGTAGGCTATGCAATTGGTGACCCGGAGGTCATTTCTAATCTCAATAAAGTGCGGAGCCCGTTCAACAATAACTCGCTTGGTCTAGCAGTTGCGGAAAAAGCGCTCGAAGATGAAGCATTCATCGAACATTGTCGTAACCTGAATCATGAACAAAGGCTACGGTTTACAAAGTATGCTTCGGACAATAAACTGCATTTATTCGATTCCGAAACAAATTTCGTTTTAATTGCAGTGCCAGGTGATGCAGATGATGCTTCAGAAAAACTGTTGCAGCAGGGATTCATCATTAGAAGCGGAAATGCACTTGGAACCCCCGGTTATATAAGGGTGACAATTGGGTCGGAAGAACAGACTAGTAACTTCCTCAAAGCATTTGATACGTTGTTGCAATCCGAGGGTTCAGCCGTATGA